The following proteins are encoded in a genomic region of Sulfurovum indicum:
- the folD gene encoding bifunctional methylenetetrahydrofolate dehydrogenase/methenyltetrahydrofolate cyclohydrolase FolD — protein sequence MQLIDGKALANKVQTSVASEVEKLKQEKNIVPGLAVILVGDDPASHAYVKMKAKACENVGFYSITHNMPDTISQDEIIEIIEMMNSNPHIDGILVQLPLPAHIDTDKILEVIDPKKDVDGFHAYNVGRLVTNLDSFVPCTPLGVMKMFEEYEIDLEGKDVCVVGASNIVGKPMASLLLNANATVTVTHIFTKDLKAHTSKADIVVVGVGVPGLIKEDMVKEGAIVIDIGINRIEDGSLVGDVDFENVAPKCSYITPVPGGVGPMTIAMLLANTLKSAQQRA from the coding sequence ATGCAATTGATCGATGGTAAAGCACTCGCCAACAAAGTTCAAACCTCTGTTGCTTCTGAAGTTGAGAAACTCAAACAGGAAAAGAACATCGTCCCCGGACTTGCAGTCATTCTTGTAGGAGATGATCCTGCAAGCCATGCCTATGTCAAAATGAAAGCCAAAGCCTGTGAGAATGTGGGGTTCTACTCCATTACACACAATATGCCCGATACTATCAGCCAGGACGAGATCATCGAGATCATCGAAATGATGAACAGCAACCCGCATATCGACGGTATTTTGGTACAACTTCCTCTTCCTGCACACATTGATACGGACAAAATACTTGAAGTGATCGACCCCAAAAAAGATGTAGACGGATTCCATGCTTACAATGTCGGCCGTCTGGTCACCAACCTTGACAGTTTCGTACCATGTACGCCGCTGGGGGTGATGAAGATGTTCGAAGAGTATGAGATCGACCTGGAAGGGAAAGATGTCTGTGTTGTCGGGGCAAGCAATATTGTCGGTAAACCAATGGCTTCACTGCTGCTTAATGCCAATGCGACCGTGACCGTGACACATATCTTCACAAAAGACCTCAAGGCACATACCTCCAAAGCAGATATTGTCGTAGTAGGTGTGGGAGTTCCCGGGCTTATTAAAGAAGATATGGTCAAAGAGGGAGCTATCGTGATCGATATCGGTATCAATCGTATCGAGGACGGATCACTCGTAGGTGATGTAGACTTTGAAAATGTTGCACCAAAATGCTCCTACATTACACCTGTACCCGGTGGTGTCGGCCCTATGACCATTGCCATGCTTCTTGCCAATACACTCAAATCTGCACAACAAAGGGCATAA
- a CDS encoding c-type cytochrome, whose translation MILKRLLLTLPLLLCAEEDFISHYEYGEMLYNNPRGVSCAQCHGAKGEGKIIVEFRDIHGKQTLRGSDIRLKSLEQMRNSVNRYHPVMPRYYLTDEEVKAIYDYLQVKNADYIQAHIAFRKDKSHS comes from the coding sequence TTGATATTAAAGCGTTTGCTTCTGACTTTACCCTTACTGTTATGTGCAGAGGAAGATTTTATCTCGCATTATGAATATGGAGAGATGCTCTACAACAATCCAAGAGGGGTGAGCTGTGCACAGTGTCACGGTGCAAAAGGAGAGGGAAAGATCATTGTAGAGTTTCGGGATATTCACGGGAAACAGACACTCAGAGGGTCGGATATCCGCCTCAAGAGTCTGGAGCAGATGCGCAACAGTGTTAACCGATACCATCCGGTAATGCCCCGTTATTACCTGACAGATGAAGAGGTGAAAGCGATCTATGACTATCTACAGGTAAAGAATGCTGACTATATCCAGGCACACATCGCTTTCAGAAAAGATAAGAGCCATTCATAA
- a CDS encoding cold-shock protein, with protein MAELVNGTVKWFNDEKGYGFIQQENGGSDVFVHFRQVNNPEGGRVTLAEGQAVTFEVGEGQKGPQAENVTAV; from the coding sequence ATGGCAGAATTAGTAAACGGAACAGTAAAATGGTTCAATGATGAAAAAGGTTACGGCTTTATCCAACAAGAGAACGGCGGGAGCGATGTATTTGTCCATTTTCGTCAGGTCAACAACCCTGAAGGCGGACGTGTAACACTTGCAGAAGGTCAAGCAGTAACATTCGAAGTTGGTGAAGGCCAAAAAGGACCACAGGCTGAGAACGTAACAGCAGTTTAA